TGGTATGGCGATGGCGGCATTCGGGAAATTCACGCGTATCAGCAGCGTCTTGACGAGCTGAAGGAACAAGTGGAGGAGAAAAAAGCGCGCAATGAAGCGCTTTACGCCGAGGTGCTGGACTTGAGAAAAGGGCAGGCCGCCATAGAGGAAAGAGCCCGTTATGAGTTAGGGATGATTAGAGAAGATGAGACGTTCTTCCAGGTTTTGGAATAATAATCGCATTACAATAGCGGGCTTGAACATGGCCCGGCCTGGAATCCTATCGTTTGACTAGTAATAAATGACCGAATCTACAAAATTCTGGGGCATTGTGCCTGCGGCCGGCGTCGGCAAGCGCATGCAGGCCGACAGGCCCAAGCAATACCTTGAGCTGACCGGCAAAACCGTGATCGAGCAAACGCTATCGCGATTGCTGCAAGCCGATGTTTTTGAAGCTATTGCAGTTGCCATCTCCAGTGACGATCCTTATTGGCCGCAATTGCCGATAGCGCAGCATGAAAAGATTCTGACCGCGGCCGGCGGCAAAGAGCGTGCTGATTCAGTGCTTTCGGCATTGAAAGCCATAAGCGATAAAGCATCGGACGATGATTGGGTCCTGGTGCACGATGCGGCCCGGCCTTGCATCACGGCTTCCGATATTCATCATTTGATCGCCTGCCTGATCCATGACGACGTGGGCGGCATGTTGGCCTTGTCTTCGCACGATACCTTAAAAAATGTTCAGGACGGGCGAATTGCCGGCACGCTGGACAGGAACCATATCTGGCGGGCGCTGACGCCGCAAATGTTCCGCTATGGTACATTGAAAACCGCCCTGGAAGAAGCCGAAGGCAATCCGGCCATTACCGATGAAGCCAGCGCGCTGGAATTGAAAGGGCTGCAGCCGAAAATCGTCGAAGGCCGTCCCGACAATATCAAGATCACGCGGCCCGAAGATTTACCTTTAGCACAATTTTATTTGGAACAACAATGATCAGAGTTGGACAAGGCTACGATGTGCATCGCTTTAAAGAAGGCGAATACATCATTTTAGGCGGCGTAAAAATAGACTATGAAAAAGGCCTGGAAGCGCACTCCGACGGCGATGTCGTGCTGCATGCCTTAAGCGATGCTCTGTTAGGCGCAGCGGCGCTGGGTGATATCGGCAAGCACTTTCCCGACACCGACCCGGAGTTCAAAGGCGCCGACAGCCGTGTGCTGCTGCGTCATGTTTACCGCATTGTGCAGGAAAAAGGTTACAGTCTGGTCAACGCCGACATCACGATCATCGCCCAGGCACCGAAAATGGCGCCCCATATCAGCGCGATGTGCCGCAATATCGCCGATGACCTGAAGGTCGACTTCGATTGCGTCAATGTCAAGGCGACCACGACGGAGAAGCTCGGTTTTGAAGGCCGCAAAGAGGGCATAGCCGTCCAGGCGATCGTCTTGATAGAGAAATAACCAATTATCTGATAAGCCGAGCCGAATTTGACGCAATTAATCGAAGTACCTGAGTGGCCCTGTGTTTACGGCGGGCCTGCCGGCCGCGGCAAAATCCGTACAGTACCGGAAGACTTTATCGTCGACGAACATCTGTCCTTTGAGCCGGCAGGAGTCGGCGAGCATGTGTTTCTGCGCATAGAAAAAAAGGATGAAAATACCGACTATGTAGCCAGGCAGTTGGCCCGTTTTGCCAATGTCAGGCAGCGCGATGTCAGCTATGCCGGCCTGAAAGACCGCCATGCCGTCACGACGCAGTGGTTCAGCGTCTGGCTGCCGGGTAAGGAAGATCCCGACTGGACGCAGTTTGAATCCGATAACGTCAGGATTCTTGAATCTGTCCGCCATGCCAAAAAATTAAAGCGCGGCGTTTTGTCCGGCAACAGTTTCAAAATTGTCGTGCGGGAATGGCTGGGCGATCAGGAACAAACCCTTGCCCGGCTGGAAGCCATCAAAGCGGGCGGCATCGCCAATTATTTCGGCCCCCAGCGCTTCGGGCATGAAGGCCGCAATGTCAGCAAGGCGCTGGCGCTGTTTCAAGGCATGAAAGTCAAGCGCGAACAGCGCAGCATCTATTTATCGGCGGCTCGTTCCTACCTGTTCAATCAGATTCTGGCCTATCGAATCACGCAGCAAAACTGGAATCAGGCTGTTGCCGGCGATACTTATATGTTCGACCGATCGCATAGCTGTTTCAGATCGGATCAGCCCGATCAGGACATCATCCGACGGCTGCAGACTAAAGAAATACACCCAACCGGCGCTTTATGGGGCAAAGGCGAAGCGGGTGTATCGGCCGATGCCCTGGCGATCGAGCAAGCCATTGCCGGCGAGTACGAAGACCTGGTTCAGGGCTTAATCCATGCTGATGTGGAGCGCGACCGGCGCGCGCTGCGGGTGAATGTCCAGCATCTGCAGTGGCAATTTATCAACGACCAGACACTGGCGCTGAGTTTTACCTTACCGGCCGGCAGTTACGCGACGGCGGTATTACGCGAAATTATCGAAGAAGTATAAACGAAGAGACAACAATGGATTTAATACTCGCTTTAAAAGCTTTTATTCTGGGTGTCGTCGAAGGACTGACCGAATTTCTGCCTATCTCCAGTACCGGGCATTTGATTCTGGTCGGCGATTTGCTGAACTTTAATGACGAAACCGGCAAGGTTTTTGAAATTGTGATTCAGACAGGCGCCATTTTAGCGATCTGCTGGGAATACCGGGTCAAGATCGGCAGGACCATCTCAGGATTGCTGAAATGGCAGCCTGAGGCGCTCAAATTTACTATCAATCTGGCGATTGCCTTTTTGCCGCTGGCAATTTTGGGCTTGTCATTCGGCAGCCTGATTAAAGCGCATCTGTTCAAACCGATTCCTGTTGCATCGGCATTCATTATCGGCGCCTTCATTATTTTCTGGGCCGAAAAAAGAGAGCATAAAATCCGCATTCATGAAGTTGAGGATTTAAATGCGCTGGATGCGTTAAAGCTCGGTTTTGCGCAAGCCCTGGCGCTGATACCGGGCACGTCCCGCTCCGGGTCGACGATTATCGGCGGCCTGCTGTTCGGTTTGTCGCGCAAGGCGGCGACTGAGTTTTCTTTCTTCCTGGCCATACCGACTTTAATCATCGCCAGCATTTATGATTCCTACAAGCACCGCGATTTATTGCTCAGCGCCGATATGTCCGTATTTGCCGTCGGGCTGATTGCAGCCTTTTTTAGCGCCTTACTGGCTGTGCGCGGTTTGCTGCGCTATATCAGCCGTCACGACTTTACCGCGTTTGCCTGGTACAGGATCGTGTTCGGCGTGTTGGTCATCGGCACCGCCTATAGCGGCCTTGTGCAATGGACCGTCGATTAAAAGAACTCGTTATCGTTCCGGTATTTCTCGGCGACGTGCAATAGCACAAAAACCGCGCCGGCGCCGCCGTCCTTGGGCGGCGCCGAGCAAAAGGCCTGAACGTCCTTGTGCTGCCTGAGCCATAGGTTAAGATTGTTTTTCAGGATAGGAAGATTGTCGGGCGAGCGGTAGCCCTTGCCATGCACGATATGGACGCAACGGCAGCCGTCCTCTACGCACATGTGCAGGAATCTGAGCAACTGGCGTTTGGCTTCATTGCTGCTTAGACCGTGCAGGTCGATTTCGGCGTCGAGGCCGAAATAGCCGCGGCGCAATTTCTTTAAGACATTTTTTTGCAGGCCCGGCGAAAGAAAGCTCATGGTGTCTTCAAGACTCACGCTTTCAAGATCTATTTCAGCCTTATCGATTAAATAGGCCTCCATATCGACAGCGGCCGGTTTGGGAAAGGGCTTGGGTTTTTTATCTTCTGTAAACAGTACCTTATCGTCCTTTACAGTCGTTACCTTTCCGACTGTTTGCCGAAATAAATGGCTGTCTTCTGGGGTGAGATTTTTTTTTACCACGAAAGCTGATTTTGGAGAGTATTGTTGCTAAGATGTGAAATTCTATAGCTTATTTTGCTTCAGGGCGACTGATAATGCACATTTTGTTGAGTAATGATGACGGGTACTTGGCTGAAGGGCTCTGTGCGCTGGCGGGTGCATTGCGCGAACATGCCGACATATCAGTGGTTGCACCGGACAGAAACCGCAGCGCAGCAAGTAATTCCTTAACGCTGGAAATGCCTTTGCGGATGGCTATAGCTGAAAACGGTTTCGTCAGAGTGGACGGCACGCCGACCGACTGTGTGCATCTGGCCATTACGGGACTGCTGGAACATGAGCCCGACATGGTTTTTGCCGGCATCAATCACGGCGCAAACCTGGGGGATGATGTGTTGTATTCCGGAACCGTCGCCGCTGCAACCGAAGGCCGCTTTCTGGGGCTTCCCGCCATCGCCATTTCCCTGGCATCCAGCAATCCTACTCATTTTGAGACAGCCGCACATGTGGCAGTGACGCTGCTGCAGCAATTGATCAAGTACCCTTTGCCGCAGGATACCATCCTGAACGTCAATGTGCCTGATGTGATAATACAGGATCTGAAAGGCTACCAAGCCACTCGTTTGGGCCAGCGGCATAAAGCCGAACCGGTGGTCAAGAGCACTGATCCGCGCGGACGCATCATTTATTGGGTAGGTCCGCCAGGAGGCGAGCAGGATGCCGGACCCGGAACTGACTTTTATGCCGTTAATACGGGTTATGTGTCAGTTACGCCGCTGCAAATCGATTTAACCCGGTATGAGCGCATAAATGCCATAAAGGAATGGTTGCCTAAGGAGAACAGCTTATGATGCAAAGATTGCAAGGGATCGGCATGACTTCCCGGCGTACCCGGGAGCGTATGGTCAGCCGCTTATCGCAACAGGGCATTAAAAACAATAAAATCCTCGATGTGATGTGCAATACGCCGCGGCATATTTTCATGGATGAGGCATTGTCGAGCAGGGCGTATGAAGATGTCGCCTTGCCTATCGGCTACAACCAGACTATTTCCCAGCCTTATATCGTCGCCAGAATGACGGAATTGCTGCTCGAGTTCGGCCGTCTGGAAAAAGTGCTTGAGATCGGTACCGGTTGCGGCTATCAGACCGCCATTCTGGCACAGCTGGTCGATCACGTATATTCCATAGAAAGAATCTGGCCTTTACAGAGAAAAGCCAAAAGCCATTTGTGGGATTTAAAACTCAAAAACGTCAGTTTCCTGCATGGCGATGGCATCCTGGGCTGGCCGGAACGAGCGCCCTATGATGGTATCCTTGTATCGGCCGCACCGTCTGAGGTTCCTGAAACGCTGCTGCAGCAGATGGCGCTGGGCGGCATCATGATCATTCCGGTCGGCAAGGCAGGCAATCAGACTTTGCAACGGATTACCCGCATCCAAGGCGGATTTGAAGTTGAAGAGTTGGAGCCGGTAAGTTTTGTGCCTTTTTTGCCAGGAACAGAAATGTGATGTTTCAGAAATTATATGATAAGGCGCTGTCATGGTCTAAACATCGGCATGCAGCCAAGCTTTTGTGTGCAGTAAGTTTTGCCGAATCCTCATTCTTCCCGATACCGCCCGACGTCATGCTGGCGCCGATGGCATTGTCACAGCCTGACAAAGCCTTCCGACTGGCAACGTTTACCACGATCGCTTCGGTTCTTGGCGGCATGCTGGGCTACACGATCGGCTATTTCATGTTTGACAGCATCGGGCCGTGGCTTGAGACAACCCATTACTGGGACAGTTATTTGCTTGCGAGAAAATGGTTTGAAGCGTGGGGATTCTGGGCAATTTTTGTCGCCGGATTTTCGCCAATTCCCTACAAAGTGTTCACGATTGCGGCGGGCGCGCTGAGCATGATGTTTGTGCCTTTTGTTTTAGCCTCCTTGATTGGCCGCGGTGTGCGCTTCTTCCTGGTAGCCATGTTGCTGGCGGCCGGTGGAGCAAAGCTTGAGGCAAAATTGCGCGAATATATGGAGAGGCTGGGCTGGCCAACTGTCGCGTTAGTGATTGTGGGTGCCGGCATTTATGAACTGTTGCGGCAGGGTTGATGTTTGCGGGAGTAATATTCCCGCGATTATTGTTTAATGCAACAGTTTTCTTAATGAGGCGGTGCTATCGTATCCAGCTCTTGCTCTTCAGGTGTAGGCGATTTGATGCGCGGCTCGAACAACCGATAGAGAACAGGGACCAGCAGAACAGTCATCAAGGTGGCGCTGAATAGTCCCCAGACAATCACGGTAGCTAAGGGGCGCTGCACATCCGAACCCAATCCGGCAGCAAGCGATGCGGATACCAAACCGAGGGTGGCGGCTAATGAAGCAACCAGAATCGGGCGGATACAGCGCACAGAGCCATTCAATAATAGCTTGGTTGATAGGAGCCACGTCGGTGTGAACGGGAAAGGCCGCTTACACACGGTAGGCACCAATATCCCCCTGCCAGGGAGCCTACGGTCCTTTAATAGACATGTTTATGCCAGTTCGGCATGGCGATGATGCAGTTCGGCGTCAGTCCGGCCTTTTTCAGGACGTCAACCGTGGCGACGACTTTATTTTGGGTCATGTCGATGACGCTGACAGAGCCATCGTCCATCTCCGGAAGATTGATGAAGCTGTTTTGGACGAAGGCGTAGCGGTTATCAGGCGAAAAGACGAAATGGTGAGCGCCGCCCGCGGTCGGGATGGTCGCAAGGAGCTTCGGCTTGTAAGGCTCGGCGATGTCGAAGATATGGAAAGCGCCCGGTTTGGCCGTCGTGACGAAAAGGCGGTCGCCTTTTTCATTGAAGCCCATTTCCAAAGGCAGACTTTGGCCGGTGCCGACAAAATCGAATACCTGATGAAAAGCGAAATCCTGGGATTGGGGACGCCAGGTCGCGGTCCAGAGCGTGTTGCCGTACATATTATCGATGTAGGCCAGCGGAGGAGTTTGAAGCGGCGCAAAGAGAATTTCAACGGGCGCTTCTCCTGAAGGAGACGGCTTGGTCGAGAGCTTATGCGTCGAAAGAATTTTCTGTGTCGAGGCCTCGATGACCGTGACGGTCTCGCCAGCGTCTTTCGGGTCGTTCGGGTTCACCGTGCTGGTCACGAATATCCGGTCCAACTCATCGTTCAACATGATGCCATGCGGATACTTGATGAATTTATCGGTGGATTCGCCGCTGTCGATGGTGCCTATGGGGCTGTCTGTTTGAGCATCGCCCACGATAATGTTGTTGGAGCCCATGCAGCTCAGGAACCAGCGCTTCTTATCGGCTGAGAACGTGATGTCCTCCCCGACCTTGCAGTCCGGAACCGGCACGATCGTTTTTGACTCGGGGAATTTCGCCACGTCATAGATGTAGAGTTCGGCGTGTCCGAGCGAAGTGACATAAGCCTTGGTCGTGTCCTTGTTGTAAAAGATATGGTGCGCTACGAAATCCGGGGGCAGCGGGGTATCTTTGATGATCTTGTTAAAGTTCGGCGATTTCGGGTCGACGTCTATTACGGCAATGCCTTCGCGCCGGCTTGGCCGGCCGACCTTGCTCTCGTAATTGAGCAGCGCCAGCAATTCTGCGCTTGCGGTGACGGGGACACTTAGCGCCATTGCGCATAGGCCAACTGTCTTAAATGCTTGTTTCATAGATTTCTCTCCAATGTTCTATCCGGTTAGCGGGCAGGCTGGGGTTGCTAAACCCGGCATTTCGGAGCCGGCAAAACTGGGTTTCCGACAATCTCTATCCCAGCATTCCAAGTCGTCCTGAAATTTAGCAAGCTATCAAATTGACATACTGCACTAGACTTCGTTTCTCTTTCATCGTCTCCGTTAATACTTAAATGCTTGCAAATTTTTGATGGCGCAATTCTTTGCCGGGAGTGGGACACAAAAATATTTCCAATCGACAGTTGAAAATTGGCTGTCGTGACACCATGTCTTTTTACATGATCAAGCAGAATTGCATTAATCATTGCTCTCCTTAGTCCTATCTATTGAGCCCCTTAATCGGGGCTTTTTTTTGCCTTTCGCAGTGACGGCAATTTTGTGCGACAGAAGCTGCACAACCAGGGCTTTCGCTAAAGCTCCGGGCCAGGCTGCATGATTGAACAGCCTGACAGGAAATACACCGTGTACCTGTTACAGAAAAGATCTCACCTGAAAACTGGATTTGATCAGATGCTTGTTTGATTGATTGTTGCCGCGCAGAGCCTATTTTTGGAAAAAAGTGATATAGGTGCGATTGCCTTGATTGAAAAAGGCCGAGCGTCGTCAAACTGCCTTTTCCCATGATACAATCCGTTAGGTTGCCTGGCGCGCTATTTTGTTAATAGGCTACAGGCAACCTCGTTTAGCTTCTTCTGAAGCGTTATCGGCATGATACTTATTAACTTAAAGAGTTGAACAAGGATCGCCCGTTTTTTATAAATAGTCGAGTTTAGTCTGAAAGCAATGTTAATTGCTTGATATTCAGAATCGATCAATGGAATAAATAAGGAAAATAAAAATGAATCGAGTCATTGGAATAGCTGGAACATGCTTGTTATTAACTGCCTGGGGGGCAAGGTTTACCCGGAGTTCAAGTAGGCAACATCGGCGGCGTTAATGTCGATGCCGCCATGGGGGCTGTGTCCGATCTGGGGAAGGCTGCAACTTTGACGGATGAAGAAGTGAAAGAATCTTCCCGGCAAATGCGGTTATACGAAGAACAATCCAAGGAAACAGTCGCGCCTGCATCGAGTGAGTATGCGCAGCGGCTCGCCAAGTTGACCGACAAATTCCGCAATTATGACGGCCTGGATATCAACTTCAAGGCTTATCTCAGCGACAGCGTTAATGCCAATGCGACGGCAGACGGCTCGGTGCGTGTCTATAGTGCATTGATGGATCAGATGAATGACGAAGAGTTGCTGTTTGTTATTGGCCATGAAATAGGGCATATCAAAAACGGCCACGCCGGAAAAGAAATGCGTACTGCCTTGGCTCTAAGTGCTGCCCGTAAAGGCGCTGCCGCGAGCGGAACAGTCGCCGGCACCCTTGTTTCCTCCGAGTTGGGCGGATTGTTGGAATCCGTTCTGAACGCTCAGTACTCCCAGAGCCAGGAAACGGATTCGGACGACTACGGATTGCAGTTCATGCGTAAAACAGGCGGCGACCTGAGAGCCGCAGAGAGTGCGCTGCGTAAGCTGGCCCAATTGAGCGGAGGTCAGCATTCAATTCTGTCTTCTCATCCTGAACCTGGCCAGCGTGCCGACCGTATGGCGCAACTCGCCAGACAGGAGTAGATGTAATAACAAGGTAGGCTGGGTTGCTAAACCCAGCAATTTGGAGCCGCCAAAGCCGGGTTTCCGCTAAGGCTCCAACCCAGCCTACACATTTTTGCAGGCCCCTGATGTCCGTTTCAAAGCTGCGGTGAAGCGGATATGAACAGATTCTCAATTCTTTGTTGCGTAATGCTGCCGGTACAGCCTTTCCGTCTCTGGCAGCCGTGCCGGAGATCGATCTTTCGGTGGAAATAAATCCGGACACGAATGCGTTATCGGCCGAGGCCATGCTTAACTTAGAGGCAAGCGAAAAGCGTGTATTCGGGCTTGCTCCAGGATTAGAACTGGATTCCGCAGCGGTGTATGAGGTTGCGGCGGTTGCCCGTAACATTGAGAGTGTCAGTCAGCCGCGCTTTGAGCTTATGCTGCCCAAGCAAGTTTCGGCGCATAAATTGAGAATCCGCTACCACGGACACCTCTTGAAACTGAATCCAGAGGAGCACAGGGCAAATCGGTAGGACAGCCGATTTACACGGCCTAGCCGCCTGTCAAGGCGAAAAATAGGGATGTTTTTCGTGAAACCCGATTAACACAACCGTCGCGTTAGTGGCACTTTGCTAAACCGATCTTTATTCAACTGACTGTGTATCATCAGTGATTAAAAGATAATGGCGTGCAAGTTTTGTCGATGAGGGTCAACCTGGATGAGATCGAAACTGCGCATAGGTTCCGAAAAGGACAGCTGATAGAATGTGCCGGCTTGCAAGCGGTTTATGCCTTAAGCACAACAGCTTGTCCGTAAGATAAGCGTGACTTGAACCCACCCAATATTTGCGACAGAACCCCAAAACGCCTTGAAAATCATGCATTCGACTCTAAAACACGCCTATACTCCCTACGATAGCTGGCGCTCAATTTCAATTTCCCTATACATGACGCTGGTGGGGTATGGCGTCCAGGTTGCCATTCCTGTTATCAGCACAGCTCGGGTGCATATGCTTGGTTTTTCTGAAGTTGAAGTAGGATGGCTTGCAAGTGCCGACCTTGGTGGATTGGCGGCTGGCGCGGCGCTCGCTTCGCTTTTTATGGCGAACGCAAACCGGCGTGTCCTGGCTTTAATCGGCGCTGTTTTAGCGATATTGGCCAATGCGTTATGTACGCGCTACACGCATTTCGAGCCGGTACTTTATTTGAGAATCCTGGCCGGCATTGGCAGCGGCATATACACCTCGGTCGCAGTTGCCAATCTGGGCGCCACATCAAAGCCGGCTCGTGCTTATAACATGATGCTCT
This is a stretch of genomic DNA from Methylobacter sp. YRD-M1. It encodes these proteins:
- the ispD gene encoding 2-C-methyl-D-erythritol 4-phosphate cytidylyltransferase — encoded protein: MTESTKFWGIVPAAGVGKRMQADRPKQYLELTGKTVIEQTLSRLLQADVFEAIAVAISSDDPYWPQLPIAQHEKILTAAGGKERADSVLSALKAISDKASDDDWVLVHDAARPCITASDIHHLIACLIHDDVGGMLALSSHDTLKNVQDGRIAGTLDRNHIWRALTPQMFRYGTLKTALEEAEGNPAITDEASALELKGLQPKIVEGRPDNIKITRPEDLPLAQFYLEQQ
- the truD gene encoding tRNA pseudouridine(13) synthase TruD, whose translation is MTQLIEVPEWPCVYGGPAGRGKIRTVPEDFIVDEHLSFEPAGVGEHVFLRIEKKDENTDYVARQLARFANVRQRDVSYAGLKDRHAVTTQWFSVWLPGKEDPDWTQFESDNVRILESVRHAKKLKRGVLSGNSFKIVVREWLGDQEQTLARLEAIKAGGIANYFGPQRFGHEGRNVSKALALFQGMKVKREQRSIYLSAARSYLFNQILAYRITQQNWNQAVAGDTYMFDRSHSCFRSDQPDQDIIRRLQTKEIHPTGALWGKGEAGVSADALAIEQAIAGEYEDLVQGLIHADVERDRRALRVNVQHLQWQFINDQTLALSFTLPAGSYATAVLREIIEEV
- the surE gene encoding 5'/3'-nucleotidase SurE, whose translation is MHILLSNDDGYLAEGLCALAGALREHADISVVAPDRNRSAASNSLTLEMPLRMAIAENGFVRVDGTPTDCVHLAITGLLEHEPDMVFAGINHGANLGDDVLYSGTVAAATEGRFLGLPAIAISLASSNPTHFETAAHVAVTLLQQLIKYPLPQDTILNVNVPDVIIQDLKGYQATRLGQRHKAEPVVKSTDPRGRIIYWVGPPGGEQDAGPGTDFYAVNTGYVSVTPLQIDLTRYERINAIKEWLPKENSL
- a CDS encoding Smr/MutS family protein; amino-acid sequence: MVKKNLTPEDSHLFRQTVGKVTTVKDDKVLFTEDKKPKPFPKPAAVDMEAYLIDKAEIDLESVSLEDTMSFLSPGLQKNVLKKLRRGYFGLDAEIDLHGLSSNEAKRQLLRFLHMCVEDGCRCVHIVHGKGYRSPDNLPILKNNLNLWLRQHKDVQAFCSAPPKDGGAGAVFVLLHVAEKYRNDNEFF
- a CDS encoding efflux RND transporter permease subunit; the encoded protein is MRCIRPILVASLAATLGLVSASLAAGLGSDVQRPLATVIVWGLFSATLMTVLLVPVLYRLFEPRIKSPTPEEQELDTIAPPH
- the ispF gene encoding 2-C-methyl-D-erythritol 2,4-cyclodiphosphate synthase, translating into MIRVGQGYDVHRFKEGEYIILGGVKIDYEKGLEAHSDGDVVLHALSDALLGAAALGDIGKHFPDTDPEFKGADSRVLLRHVYRIVQEKGYSLVNADITIIAQAPKMAPHISAMCRNIADDLKVDFDCVNVKATTTEKLGFEGRKEGIAVQAIVLIEK
- a CDS encoding M48 family metalloprotease; the protein is MGAVSDLGKAATLTDEEVKESSRQMRLYEEQSKETVAPASSEYAQRLAKLTDKFRNYDGLDINFKAYLSDSVNANATADGSVRVYSALMDQMNDEELLFVIGHEIGHIKNGHAGKEMRTALALSAARKGAAASGTVAGTLVSSELGGLLESVLNAQYSQSQETDSDDYGLQFMRKTGGDLRAAESALRKLAQLSGGQHSILSSHPEPGQRADRMAQLARQE
- the ftsB gene encoding cell division protein FtsB, encoding MKSLIVIIILLIIHLQYRLWYGDGGIREIHAYQQRLDELKEQVEEKKARNEALYAEVLDLRKGQAAIEERARYELGMIREDETFFQVLE
- a CDS encoding YncE family protein — translated: MKQAFKTVGLCAMALSVPVTASAELLALLNYESKVGRPSRREGIAVIDVDPKSPNFNKIIKDTPLPPDFVAHHIFYNKDTTKAYVTSLGHAELYIYDVAKFPESKTIVPVPDCKVGEDITFSADKKRWFLSCMGSNNIIVGDAQTDSPIGTIDSGESTDKFIKYPHGIMLNDELDRIFVTSTVNPNDPKDAGETVTVIEASTQKILSTHKLSTKPSPSGEAPVEILFAPLQTPPLAYIDNMYGNTLWTATWRPQSQDFAFHQVFDFVGTGQSLPLEMGFNEKGDRLFVTTAKPGAFHIFDIAEPYKPKLLATIPTAGGAHHFVFSPDNRYAFVQNSFINLPEMDDGSVSVIDMTQNKVVATVDVLKKAGLTPNCIIAMPNWHKHVY
- a CDS encoding protein-L-isoaspartate(D-aspartate) O-methyltransferase, whose protein sequence is MMQRLQGIGMTSRRTRERMVSRLSQQGIKNNKILDVMCNTPRHIFMDEALSSRAYEDVALPIGYNQTISQPYIVARMTELLLEFGRLEKVLEIGTGCGYQTAILAQLVDHVYSIERIWPLQRKAKSHLWDLKLKNVSFLHGDGILGWPERAPYDGILVSAAPSEVPETLLQQMALGGIMIIPVGKAGNQTLQRITRIQGGFEVEELEPVSFVPFLPGTEM
- a CDS encoding YqaA family protein encodes the protein MFQKLYDKALSWSKHRHAAKLLCAVSFAESSFFPIPPDVMLAPMALSQPDKAFRLATFTTIASVLGGMLGYTIGYFMFDSIGPWLETTHYWDSYLLARKWFEAWGFWAIFVAGFSPIPYKVFTIAAGALSMMFVPFVLASLIGRGVRFFLVAMLLAAGGAKLEAKLREYMERLGWPTVALVIVGAGIYELLRQG
- a CDS encoding undecaprenyl-diphosphate phosphatase — its product is MDLILALKAFILGVVEGLTEFLPISSTGHLILVGDLLNFNDETGKVFEIVIQTGAILAICWEYRVKIGRTISGLLKWQPEALKFTINLAIAFLPLAILGLSFGSLIKAHLFKPIPVASAFIIGAFIIFWAEKREHKIRIHEVEDLNALDALKLGFAQALALIPGTSRSGSTIIGGLLFGLSRKAATEFSFFLAIPTLIIASIYDSYKHRDLLLSADMSVFAVGLIAAFFSALLAVRGLLRYISRHDFTAFAWYRIVFGVLVIGTAYSGLVQWTVD